A single genomic interval of Helianthus annuus cultivar XRQ/B chromosome 6, HanXRQr2.0-SUNRISE, whole genome shotgun sequence harbors:
- the LOC110864835 gene encoding phosphatidylinositol 4-kinase gamma 4 — translation MTSAGVIAINPRSEDSILPSYVNIQDGIMIHLAISGKVVPMRVSESDSIASVKLRIQSYKGFVVKNQKLVCGGRELSRGDCLVKDYGVSDGNVVHLVVRISDIQVINVKTSCGKEFTFHVGKNHDVGYVKRQLAKGKKGLVDVEEQEVLFKGEQIEDERLINDICKNNNDAVIHLIVRKSAKIRAKPVEKNFELSIVAPQSNDLKERDLAVRQLKNGGHGIEYYGSVPKEGLNRNIRLEPVIVNPKAAIPSVLLDLINSTYDGLLKGNYPIRSSEGTGGAYLMMDASGSKYLSVFKPIDEEPMAVNNPRGLPLSTDGEGLKKGTTVGEGALREVAAYILDHPKGERRSVSGEHKGFSGVPPTFLATCLHKGFNHPDGVKEKIGSLQMFMENNGSCEDMGPSSFPVDEVHKISVLDIRMANADRHAGNILVSKSEDGQPVLIPIDHGYCLPTSFEDCTFDWLYWPQARQPFNPETINYIKSLDAEEDIALLNFYGWNLPSECARTFRISTMLLKKGVEKGFTPFVIGNIMCRENLNTKSVIEEIVEEAEGLVLPGLSEAAFIKTVSEVMDRRLDSIC, via the exons ATGACGTCAGCAGGTGTTATTGCAATTAATCCACGTAGTGAGGACTCAATTTTGCCCTCATATGTTAATATTCAAGATGGGATTATGATTCATTTGGCTATATCTGGTAAAGTGGTTCCGATGAGGGTTTCGGAGTCGGATTCGATTGCTTCGGTGAAGCTTCGGATTCAAAGTTATAAAGGGTTTGTTGTCAAGAATCAAAAGTTGGTTTGTGGAGGTAGGGAACTGTCTAGGGGTGATTGTTTGGTTAAGGATTATGGTGTGAGTGATGGGAATGTAGTGCATTTGGTTGTTCGGATTTCGGATATTCAAGTGATTAATGTGAAGACGTCGTGTGGGAAAGAGTTTACGTTTCATGTTGGGAAGAATCATGATGTTGGGTATGTGAAACGGCAGCTTGCGAAGGGGAAGAAAGGGTTGGTTGATGTTGAGGAGCAAGAGGTTTTGTTTAAGGGTGAGCAGATCGAGGATGAACGCCTTATTAATGATATTTGTAAGAATAATAATGATGCGGTGATCCATTTGATTGTTAGGAAGTCTGCCAAGATTCGCGCAAAGCCTGTTGAAAAGAATTTCGAGCTGTCGATTGTTGCGCCGCAGTCGAATGATTTGAAAGAACGTGATCTTGCGGTTAGACAGCTTAAGAATGGTGGTCACGGTATAGAGTATTACGGGTCGGTTCCTAAAGAAGGTTTAAACAGAAATATTCGGTTGGAGCCAGTGATTGTTAACCCAAAGGCTGCTATCCCGTCTGTACTGCTGGACCTTATTAACTCTACGTATGACGGTTTACTAAAAGGGAATTATCCGATAAGGTCGTCCGAGGGTACAGGTGGAGCGTATTTGATGATGGACGCATCAGGGAGCAAATATCTGTCCGTCTTTAAGCCGATCGATGAGGAACCGATGGCTGTAAATAACCCTAGGGGGTTACCGTTATCAACGGATGGTGAAGGGCTAAAGAAGGGGACAACCGTCGGTGAGGGCGCGTTGAGGGAAGTTGCTGCCTACATTTTAGACCACCCGAAAGGCGAGCGTAGGTCGGTTTCCGGAGAACACAAGGGTTTTTCTGGGGTCCCGCCTACATTCTTAGCCACGTGTTTGCACAAAGGGTTTAACCATCCTGATGGTGTTAAGGAGAAGATTGGTTCGTTACAGATGTTCATGGAGAATAATGGAAGTTGTGAGGATATGGGCCCGAGTTCTTTTCCTGTAGATGAAGTACATAAGATCTCGGTGTTGGATATTAGGATGGCTAATGCTGATCGGCATGCTGGAAATATTTTGGTCAGTAAATCGGAAGATGGTCAACCTGTTCTTATTCCTATTGACCATGGTTACTGCCTGCCGACCAGT TTTGAAGATTGCACATTTGATTGGCTCTACTGGCCGCAAGCGCGTCAACCGTTTAATCCTGAAACAATTAATTACATCAAATCACTAGATGCGGAGGAAGATATCGCGCTACTTAACTTTTATGGGTGGAATTTACCCTCAGAGTGTGCACGGACTTTTCGGATATCCACTATGTTACTAAAGAAAGGCGTTGAGAAAGGATTTACGCCTTTTGTCATTGGAAATATCATGTGTAGGGAAAATTTGAATACAAAATCTGTGATTGAAGAAATAGTCGAAGAAGCAGAAGGTCTTGTTCTTCCTGGTTTGAGTGAGGCTGCATTTATCAAGACTGTTTCAGAGGTCATGGATCGTCGCCTAGATTCGATCTGCTAA
- the LOC110864834 gene encoding putative RING-H2 finger protein ATL21A, translated as MDHDLKVLLYLLILLHVLSPSLAASPYNCPVSFCGSTAFSIQFPFREVGQQQDMCGYPGFNLRCDKQGKLLLNLPNSGDFSVRAIDYRSQVIQVYDPSGCSAARRLTLDLSGSPFWGTPSKNYTLLSCPVEDDMSNHTSVGCISNSTHSTLAISSQRFAMTMANQTACRIIGSITTPIAWWQDQGGLTSNLDIDLALTWDDPNCRECATRGGICGYTNTTKQDITCFDNTKKGNKHHIIGLVIIAIALPATAASIALVCYICKDRRRVATCVARNATPSTPDTTTVSNGDTVIGLDQSTIKSDHKSGMCSPGARVMN; from the exons ATGGATCATGATCTCAAAGTCTTGTTATATCTCCTAATCCTACTTCATGTTCTTTCGCCTTCGTTAGCAGCGTCACCATACAACTGCCCGGTTTCCTTCTGTGGCTCAACTGCATTCTCAATCCAGTTCCCGTTTCGTGAGGTGGGTCAACAACAGGACATGTGTGGCTATCCGGGCTTCAACCTACGTTGCGACAAACAAGGAAAACTGCTACTCAACCTCCCGAATTCAGGAGACTTTTCAGTCCGAGCCATTGATTATCGATCTCAAGTTATCCAAGTTTATGATCCATCTGGCTGTTCTGCTGCTAGGCGTTTGACTTTAGATCTTTCGGGTTCACCTTTTTGGGGTACCCCAAGTAAAAACTACACTCTTTTGAGCTGCCCGGTTGAGGACGACATGTCTAATCACACAAGTGTTGGTTGCATAAGCAATTCTACACATTCTACTTTAGCCATTTCTTCTCAGCGTTTTGCTATGACAATGGCTAACCAGACCGCGTGTAGGATCATTGGTTCTATAACGACCCCCATAGCATGGTGGCAAGACCAAGGTGGACTCACATCTAACCTAGATATCGATTTAGCTTTGACATGGGATGACCCTAATTGTCGAGAGTGTGCAACCCGTGGCGGGATTTGTGGTTACACAAATACCACAAAGCAAGATATTACTTGTTTTGACAATACCAAAAAGG GCAATAAACATCATATAATAGGTTTGGTAATCATAGCCATAGCCCTACCAGCCACAGCAGCCTCAATTGCCTTGGTATGTTATATCTGCAAGGACCGCAGGAGGGTAGCCACCTGTGTTGCAAGAAACGCAACACCCAGCACGCCAGACACCACCACCGTTTCAAATGGAGATACGGTCATAGGTCTGGACCAATCGACCATAAAGTCCGACCATAAAAGTGGAATGTGCAGTCCAGGTGCAAGAGTAATGAACTAA
- the LOC110864836 gene encoding E3 ubiquitin-protein ligase SINAT3 codes for MEMDNIECVSTSDGLEDEIPHHHNHNYNHHHHNHQNNPQIPQFSSLKTHNVNVVVPLTINRTTSVHELLECPVCTNSMYPPIHQCHNGHTICSTCKTRVHNRCPTCRQELGDIRCLALEKVAESLEFPCKYSSLGCPGIFPYYNKLKHEALCNFRPYSCPYAGSECSVVGDIPYLVSHLRDDHKVDMHSGYTFNHRYVKSNPREVENATWMLTVFNCYGQYFCLHFEAFQLSMAPVYMAFLRFMGDENDARNYRYSLEVGGNGRKLIWEGTPRSIRDGHRKVRDSHDGLIIQRNMALFFSGGDRKELKLRVTGRIWKEPPNSDGSNVCIPNLCS; via the exons ATGGAAATGGATAACATTGAATGTGTTTCAACCTCTGATGGGTTAGAAGATGAAATCCCACATCATCATAATCATAATTATAATCATCACCATCACAATCATCAAAACAATCCCCAAATCCCacagttttcttctttgaaaactCATAATGTTAATGTTGTTGTTCCTTTGACTATTAATCGCACAACCAGTGTTCATGAGCTTCTTGAATGCCCTGTTTGTACCAATTCAATGTATCCTCCAATTCATCag TGTCACAACGGACACACGATTTGCTCCACCTGTAAGACGCGTGTACACAACAGGTGTCCAACTTGTCGACAAGAACTCGGGGATATAAGGTGCCTAGCGTTGGAAAAAGTGGCCGAATCACTCGAGTTTCCATGCAAATACAGCTCCCTTGGGTGCCCCGGGATCTTCCCGTACTATAATAAGCTTAAACATGAGGCCTTATGCAATTTTAGGCCGTACAGCTGTCCGTATGCTGGATCAGAGTGCTCGGTTGTTGGGGATATCCCGTATCTCGTTTCCCATTTGAGGGATGACCATAAAGTAGATATGCACTCTGGATACACTTTCAACCATCGCTATGTTAAGTCCAATCCACGCGAAGTTGAAAATGCCACATGGATGCTTACG GTCTTCAACTGCTATGGGCAATATTTTTGTCTCCACTTTGAGGCGTTCCAGCTCAGCATGGCTCCAGTCTACATGGCGTTTCTCCGGTTCATGGGTGACGAAAATGACGCCAGGAATTACCGTTACAGTTTGGAGGTTGGTGGGAATGGCAGAAAACTCATATGGGAAGGTACCCCTAGAAGCATAAGAGACGGTCACAGAAAAGTTAGGGACAGCCATGATGGGCTCATAATACAGAGAAACATGGCCCTCTTTTTCTCGGGGGGAGATAGGAAAGAACTCAAGTTGCGGGTCACTGGTCGGATATGGAAAGAACCGCCTAACTCTGATGGTAGCAATGTATGCATTCCAAATCTGTGTAGTTAA